A segment of the Symmachiella macrocystis genome:
TAAGGCCCCTGCCCCGGAACATGTCCCCGGGACAAAAACGCCATCACGCAAAAACTAGTGATCGCCGGTTGCCCAACCGGTGGAGCTTCGAACGATCCGTCCGGCTGTTGGTGCGCGGCCAGATACTCCAATCCGCGATCCACAACGCCATCCAGTTGCTGCCATTGGGCGGGAGCAAGACGAATGCCGCGGTCGCTGTCCGGTAACGGCTCAGCAGCGTGGCAGTCCGTGGCTGCGACCCACAACAAGAGACCGGCAATACAGGACAGGCCGCGCAAGCACATTCGTCCATTCTCCAGATGAGTACCGGTGCATGGGAAAATCATCGTCGCAAAGACTCTGCATTCAGTGTACGCGGCGCCCTCGACCCACGCAACATTTTTCGACGCTGTGCAATCCTTGACAGGCGCCGGCGGGCGACCGTAGCATCCGGGCATGAATAGCCCACAAGACCCCTATCTTCGCAGTAACGAGTTACTCTCACACGCGCAATGCCGCTTGCTGGTTGTGGACGTGCAGGAGAAACTGATCCCGGCCATCCCCGTTGCCGACCGGTTGATCTTTGAATGTTCCCGGCTGATTCGGGCAGCGCGGTTGTTTGTAATACCCGTCCATGCCACCGAGCAATACCCCAAAGGCTTGGGAGGCACCGTGCCGGAATTGGCCCAACTGCTCGATTCGCCAGCGGACAAACTTCGTTTCAGTTGCAGCGAAGCACTCAACTGGGGTGCCGCTGCCGACCAGTCCGACGGCCGCTACAAAGTGCTGGTAATCGGTATGGAAGCGCATGTCTGTGTCCTGCAAACGGTACTCGACCTGCTGGCCGGCGGGTATCAGGTCTACGTTGCCGCGGATGCCGTCGCCAGCCGCAAAAAAATGGACTGGCAAATCGCCCTGCGGCGGATGGAAGCGTCCGGAGCAGTGATCCTCACCGCTGAGTCGGCCATGTTCGAGTGGTGCGAAGCCTCGGGCAGCGATACGTTCAAACAGATCAGCAAATTGATTCAGGAAACTCCGCCAGGCGATTGAGCGGGGATTTTGCGGCGCACATTTCGTTTCTTGGCAGCGGCTGGTTAGGATAGGGAGCGTCGCATCACGCGGCGGCGCTCACTCCGGCTCTCTCGCAGTGAGAGTGTATGACGACTTTTCGGGGCGACCATTTTCAACGACGACATTCCTTAAGGACTTTTCCATGGCTGCTGTTCAATCCACGACAACGACCGCCCCGCAGCGCATTTTGATGGGTCCGGGTCCCAGTGATGTTGATTCCCGCGTGCTGGCCGCTTTGAGCGCGCCGATTGTGGGGCATCTCGATCCCTATTTCCTGCGCGTCATGGATGAAATGCAATCGATGTTGCGCGAGGTGTTTCGTACCAAGAACGAACTGACCCTCGCCGTCAGCGGGACTGGCAGTGCGGGAATGGAAACCTGCGTGGTCAACCTCATCGAACCGGGCGACCGCATGGTCGTGGGGGTCAACGGTGTGTTCGGCACGCGGATGGCCGATGTCGCCACCCGCGCCGGAGCTGAGGTCACCACCATCGAACGCCCCTTCGGCGAAGTCTTCAACGCTGACGAGATCGCCGAGGTCGTCGCCCGTGTGAAACCTAAAGTCGTCGGACTGATTCACGCCGAAACCTCCACCGGCGCGCTACAGCCGATCGAAGAGATCAGCCGTGTCGTGCATGACGCTGGCGCATTGCTATTGATTGACACGGTGACCTCCTTAGGAGGCGTCCCAGTCGAGATCGACGCTTGGAACGTCGATGCCGTTTATAGCGGCACACAAAAATGCCTCAGCTGCCCACCCGGCCTAGCTCCGGTGAGCTTCAGTGCAGCTGCTCTGGAGGTGATGGACGCCCGCAAAACCAAAGTCGCCAGTTGGTACCTCGACATGTCGATGGTCCGCAACTATTGGGGAGGCAAACGCGCCTACCATCACACCGCTCCCATCAACATGAACTACGCCCTGCACGAAGCCTTGAGGCTGGTGTTGGAAGAAGGGTTGGAAAACCGCTTCGACCGGCATCGCCAAAATCACCTGGCTCTCTGTGCTGGATTGGAGGCGCTCGGCATTCAATACGCCGTCCCCGCCGACCACCGGCTGCCGCAACTCAACGCTGTGGTGATCCCCGCAGGAGTCGAGGACGCTGCCGTCCGTAAACAACTGCTGAGCGAATTCGGTATCGAAATCGGCGGCGGACTCGGCCCGATGGCGGGTAAGACTTGGCGGATCGGCCTGATGGGCGCAGCCAGCAGCAATCGCAATGTGCTGTTGTTATTAGCGGCTCTGGAACGCTGCTTGACGGACCAAGGTATTTCCGTCACCCCCGGTGCCGGCGTGGCAGCGGCAAATGGAGTTTATGGAGCCGCCTAGGCCAACTCCCAACTGCGGGCCGGTTGTTTTTGAGGGGGTGTGACGATGCGTGTTGAGGGGCAAGCTTCAAGGATTTCCATGACCTCCTCCACCGAATCGGTCAACGTGAACAGGCTATATTCGTTTTCGTTGATCGTCCCCTCGCTCACCATGTCCTCGCGCAGAAACCGAAACAGCCGGTCCCAATACTCGACTCCCACGAAAATCACGGGGAAGTCGTGGATTTTTGCCGTTTGAATCAGCGTGCCCGCCTCGAAGGCTTCGTCCATCGTGCCGAAGCCCCCCGGCATGATCACGAATGCCTGCGAATACTTGACCAGCATCACCTTGCGGACAAAGAAGTACCGGAAGGTGACAGTTCTATCGACGTAAGGATTCGGATCTTGTTCTTCCGGGAGTACGATGTTGCAGCCGATGCTCTGCCCGCCCGCTTCGTGCGCCCCTCGATTAGCGGCTTCCATGATGCCCGGTCCGCCGCCGGTGATCGTCACAAAGCCCAGTTTGCTGATGCCGCGGCCGATTTCGCGGGCAAGTTCGTAATACCGATGTCCCGGTTCAAATCGGGCCGAACCAAAAACGGTCACACAGGGTCCCAAAAAGTGCAGAGCGCGAAACCCGCGGATGAATTCGCGTACGATCCGCAATACCCGAAAGAATTCACTCGTCCGTGATCGAGGCCCGGCTAACAAGACCCGGTCTTCGCCAACGTCTTTGGGACTTGTCGGAATCGCTGTCTGCTTGCTCATGAAGGTACTCGTAAAATAATCCGCGGGGTATTTCCGGCCGGTAGACACTCGAACCAATGGCCACTTGCGTTGACGCAGCCTCTGTCCCCTGCGCGGGTGGGCTGGTATAATAGCGGCTGCCCCGCTTTTTTGAACAATATTCCTCGCTTACTCTACAATATCCCCACAAAACCGCATGATTGTATCCACAGAAATCGATGGAACGACGCTCCAACTCGGCCGTCCCGATGAGTCGGACGGACATTGGATTGGACAGGAAGAAATCCTCAAACAGCTACTGGCCTGCTGGCTCGTGGTCGACGACGCCGATTTGGCGCTCACACCCCGGTTGGTCGGCACGCCCGGTATCGGCAAGACCACGCTGGGTATGTCCGGAGCACGGGTCCGCAAACAGGACCTCTACATCTACCAATGCACGGCCGACACCCGTCCTGAGGACCTGTTGGTCACACCCGTACTGGCCGAAAGCGGAAAAATTGCCTACCACGCCTCACCGCTGGTGACTGCCATGATTCGCGGCGGCATCTGCATTCTCGACGAAGGCAACCGCATGAACGAAAAGTCGTGGGCCAGTTTGGCTCCACTGCTGGATCATCGCCGCTACGTCGAATCAATTGTGGCAGGCATCACGATCCACGCCCACAAGGACTTCCGCTGTGCGGTGACGATGAATGACGACGAGTCGACCTTCGAAATCCCCGACTACATCCTCAGCCGCCTGCAACCGACGCTCGGACTGTCGTTTCCCAGCCGCGAAGACGAGTTGGCGATCCTCAAATACCATTTGCCGTTCGCCGAAGAAGAGATGCTCAACCTCACGGTCGAATTTCTGCAACAGGCGCACGAGTTAAAACTCGATTTCTCGACCCGAGACGGTATTAACTTGCTGCGGTATGCCGTCAAGCGGCTGGCGCAGGATACCGATCACCCCCTGAGCAAAGACGCCGCCTGGCGCGAGTCTCTGGAACGCTGCCTGGGCGAAGAGGCGCTCGACCTGCAATCATTGGCCGACCGCAAATCTCAAACCTTGGGCGGCACCAACGTCCCCATGGGTCTGGGAGATTTCTTCTTCAACCCCGGCGACCCCATGCACCCCGACTACCAGGACGATGACGACTTTGATGATGACGAAGACGACACATAAATCGCCCGTCAACAGAGATGCAGCACGCACACAACCCTACCGTCTAAAGCCTAAGGCCTAACCCCCCCGTGCCCAGCGACTTCCTCCGTATCAGCCCCAAAATCCGCGTCCTGCCGATCATTCACGGCAGCGGAGATTGCGCTCTCGAAGTGCGGCGGGTGATGTTGTCGGAGCAGTTTGATTGCCTCGCGGTTCCGCTGCCGTCTTCGTTTCAATGCGATGTCGAAGCGGCCATTGAATACCTGCCCACGGTTTCGCTGGTGGTGCAGCGCGAAAGCTTACCTGGTTATGGGACTGAGTGGACGCCCGATGCAGACGACGCGGCCTCTGATCCTGACGAACCGCAAGCCAGTTATGTGCCAATCGATCCCTGCCAAGGTGTGATCGCTGGATTGAGGATCGCCATTCAGGAACACATGCATCGCGCGTTCATTGATCTGGAGACCGAGGAGTTCTTCGAAACAAGCACTGTGCTGCCCGATCCCTATGCGCTCAAACAGGTACCGCTGGAGACATTTGCCGCTGGGATTTTGCCGGCAATTCCCCGGCCGCGGCAGGAACAAGTGTGCGACCGAATTGCCGCCATGGGAGGCTGCCTGCGCGCCTTGGAAGGCCGCTTCGAATCGATTCTGCTGATTTGTTCACTCGTCGACTGGCCCTGGATCCGCGAAGCCTATACCCAGCCGCCGGAAAATCCACCCGAAGATGACGAGGTGTTCGAAACCGATAGCTATCAGGCGGACCCCAAAACGTTGGCATTTATGCTGGGCGAGTTGCCGTTCATCACTGGGTTGTATGAACGAGCCCGCGCCGAATTGGACGATGACGAAAACCTATCGATCGACGGCGTCAAAGAATTGTTGCTCGTCTCCCGCAAAAAATATCGCAAAGAATTCGGCAACCGCGCGCGTCCCCTCACGCCGTATCTGTTTGCGCAATATCTGAAGTACGTCCGCAACCTCTCGCTCGTTGAACGTCGGCTCACGCCCGATTTATACACGCTAGTAATCGCCGCCCAGCAATTCGCCGGCGATCAATTCGCCATGCACGTCGCCGAGACGGCCCGCGATTATCCCTACCAAGAGAATCTACCGTTTGAGACAATCCCGCTGAGCATCGACCGCGCGCGCTTGCCCGACGGCGAAATTGTAGGTCTCAAGAACCGCCTGCCCGGTTCTCCCGTGTCGTGGCGTACCTGTGAACTGCAGCGGCGGCCGGATAAAGCCGAGCAACAGCGTTGGGAATATCGGTGGGATCCGTATCGTCAATGTAGCTGGCCGCCAGAAGATGTGGCGATTGAAAACTTCCGCACGCACGTCAAAGATCAGGCCAACGCCATCATCGGCACCGACTTGGCCCGCAGTGAAAAGTTCAACTGCAGCATCATGGATGGCCTGGACATCCGCGAGACGCTTCGAAATTGGCACACGGGTGATTTGTATGTCAAAGTCATCCCCCCCAGCCGTGGCGGCTTGGATTGCGTGGTGATGCTGTTCGATTCTCCCGCTGATCCCCGCGATTACCCTTGGCGGGTGACCTGGATGGCCGAACATCACGACGAATCGACGCTAGCGCTATTCGCGACCGACTACCACAGAGACATGGTCGGACCGGGTATCGGCATGGCGACCTACGGCGGGGCGATGTTCCTGTTTCCGCCGCGACCCGTCCCCGACATCTGGATGGATCCCCGCCTGGACTTCACAGAAACCTTGGAAGAACGCCTCGTGGCGGCTGCGTGTCTGCACAGCAATGAGCGGCACATCGCACTGCTAAGTCCCCTCCCCCCCGGTCCCGGTTGGCGGCGGTTGGCGAAAAAATACCGAAAACGGCTGGTGCATGTTCCGCTCGGCCGTTTCAGCCAGTCAACTGTCCAGCAATTACGACTCGTCCACGTTCTGAACGGCCAACAGGTCCGCAGCTACGCCTCGCACTTCATCCGCAAAGCTTAAAACCGACCCGCGACTTGGCTTGGCACAGCGATGGGCCTAAAATGCAAAAAACGCAGCGCCGCCGAACGTTGGGTGCGTCACGACGCACTTTTCTCACCAGAACGAACGATTCCCCCCACGAAATTTAGCAACGTACAACCAGACAACGGTTCGTACCACTCTCGTCGAACAACTTCTGGACCGTAATTCGTACTACGTAGAAAGGTGCGTCACGACGCGCCCTACTGCGACTTCGACGTTTCCTCTTAATGAAAGCAACAGGTGTCGCAACGTGAGCGACGATCTCTACCAAGAACATATTCTTGACCACTTCGAGTCCCCGTACCACAAAGGTCCGCTCGAAAACCCCACGTGCATATACCGGGACAAAAATCCGATTTGTGGCGACGAAATCCAACTCGCCCTCAAAGTGGATGAATCGGGCAAAGTTCAAGAGGCATGGTTCGAGGGGCACGGCTGCGCGATTAGCCAAGCAGCCGCATCGATGCTGGTCGAGGAAATCGAGGGAAAAACCCTTGAGGAATTGCGGGACTTCGAAGCACAACAAATGCTGGACCTACTCAAAGTCCAGTTGACCGCCACCCGCCAAAAGTGCGGCCTGCTTGGTTTTAAAGTTCTCAAAACGATGGTCTATTCGCTCGACGGCACGCCGGCGGAGAATTGATCCGCACCGCCTCGCCAATTTCCATAGACGACTTGCTTTCGCAATGTTTTGACGGATCATACAGTTTGCACTTTTTTCTACAGCCGACCACGACGTTCAACGCCTCACCGTCGTACAAAAAGTAAAAATAGCACGATGACAAAATCCGCATTGCAACCAACGCTCGATGTCTCAGCCGTCCGCAACGACTTTCCCATTCTGGGCAAGCCGCTCTCTGAAGGGCGGCCACTGATCTATCTCGACAACGGTGCCACCACCCAGAAACCGCAATGCGTGATCGATAAGGTCACCGAGTGCTACGAAAACTACAACGCCAACGTGCACCGCGGCGTTCACACACTCGGCGATCAAGTGACAACCGAACTCGAAAACGCCCGCGAAACCGTACAAAACCTCCTCAACGCCGCCGCTGTCGAAGAGGTCATCTTTACTGCCGGGACAACCGCCGCCATCAATCTGGTCGCCCATGGCTGGGCTCGCAAATTTCTCTCCGCCGGCGATGAAATCCTCGTCAACTTGATGGAACACCACGCCAACTTGGTCCCTTGGCAACAAGCAGCGGCCGCCACGGGAGCAACGCTCAAATACCTGCCGCTGACGCCGGATGGCCGGTTGGATCTGTCGCAACTGGACGAAGTGCTCACGGAAAAAACGAAACTCGTCGCCGTCACGGGAATGTCGAATGTGTTGGGCACGATCAATCCCATCGACGAATTGGCCCGCCGCGCTCATGCGGTGGGAGCGGTGATTCTGGTCGATGGTGCGCAAAGCGTCCCCCACCAGCCAGTCGACGTGCAGGCATCCGACATCGATTTTCTGACCTTTTCGGGACACAAACTTTACGGCCCCACAGGAATTGGTGTCCTGTATGGCAAAGCGGCCTTGCTGAACGCCATGGACCCGTTTCTGGGTGGTGGGAATATGATTCGCTATGTCTACGAGGACCGCTTTGAACCAGCGGATTTGCCGGCGAAATTCGAGGCGGGCACGCTACCGATCGCACAGGCCATCGCTTTGGGAACAGCGATCGACTATGTCACCGATTTGGGCTTCGAAGCGATTGCCGCTCAGGAGCACCAATTGACGGTCCGCGCGCAGGAACGCTTAGCACAGATTCCCGGCCTGACAATTTTCGGCCCAGCCCCGGAGCACAAAGGATCGATTGTGAGCTTTGCAGTCGAAGGTTTGCATTCCCACGATATGGGGGAACTGCTGGATCGCAAAGGGGTCGAAATCCGCGTCGGACACCATTGCACAATGCCGCTGCACGATTGGCTGCAGGTCTCCTCGACATCACGGGCCAGCTTTGCGTTTTATAACACGCTGGAAGAGGTCGACGCCCTGGCCGAAGCGATTCTCTACGCGAGAAAAGTCTTCCGGCTGGCTTAACCAAACGAAGCTGGCTGATTTCCGCATGAAATGCAGCATCGTTGATGCGTTAACACCGCTCGCCGTAGGAATAGTGGGGTTTTGCTGGTACACCGTGCAAATTTGGTAAGTTAATCTCTTAAAAAGGAGTGATTTCCCTACTTGTTCTTTGAAGCTTAAAATGTAGGATTTGCACAGATAGGTGATTCGCATCAGGTACCGATGTGAAATGACCTCGATAGCGGGCCAGCACCCACCTCCGCACACCCCGAGAATCCGACCCCCCACGGGCTGGTGATTCGAGGCTAAGCGAAGGAACGCGGCGGTGGGTGTTGGGTGCCGCTGTTCTGGACGCGGTTGCTTTCCGCAAAAATCCGCTAAAAACCGGCCGCTTACGTGGTTCGTTCCCCCCAGACGGAAGTTTTTCATAATTGTGAGGGCCGGAATGGGTCCGTTGACTTGAGTCGATGGCCTTAGCTTTGTTATAACGCCGAGTACTGCGGGTGTAGCTCAGTGGTAGAGCACCACGTTGCCAACGTGGTTGTCGTGGGTTCGATCCCCATCACCCGCTTTTTTTTATTGGCACCCGGCAAAACAGCCGCACGTCGAATGCTGCTGTCATTCACTTCGTGCGGCCGACCAAAAAACACGGTTGGCATCCCGATTTCGTGATTTGCCGCCGACTTGGCGATGTCGCGGCCGGTGCTTGCCACTTTTTCACAAAGAAATGAATTGTGAGCCGATAGGCCTGCCGACTATGAGCGAAAACGAAGCGACCACGACAGACGAAACCGCTGAAGATGCAGGCGTTGCTGAAAATGACGCACCCGCTAAAATGGAGTTGCAGGTCGAAATCAAAGACATCGGCCCTTGCAAAAAGCACGTGCATGTCATCGTGCCCCGTAAGGATATCGACGACGTACACGATGCCGCTGTCAGCGAGTTGGTCGGCAATGCTCAGGTTCCCGGCTTCCGTCCGGGACGCGTGCCCCGCGATTTGATCCAAAAGCGATTCCGCAAAGAACTTGGCGATCAGGTCCGCGAGAAACTGCTCATGGAGAGCTTGGAACAAATCTCCGAGGAGCACGAACTCGACGCCATCAACGAACCCAACTTGAATGTCGAGAACATTGAAGTCCCCGAAGAAGGGGATTTCGAATACGAATTCGACGTCGAAGTTCGCCCCGAGTTCGACCTTCCCGAATACAACGGTCTCAAAATCGACAAACCGGTGCGCGAGATCACCGACGAAGCCGTTGAGGCCTACCAGTTGCAATTCCTTTCGCAACATGGCGAACTGGAAACGCACAAAGGACCGGCCGAAAAAGACCAATATGTCGAAGCGTCGTTCTCCTTCACCCACAACGGCGAAGTGCTCGGTCGATTTAATAATCAGACAGTGCAACTGAAACCAACGTTAGGGTTTCACGATGCCGAGCTGGAAGGCTTTGACGACCTGATGGAAGGCGTGTCGGCCGACGATTCCCGCGAAGCGGAAGTCACAATTTCGTCCGAAGCGGCCAATGTCGATTTACGAGGCGAGACGGTCCAAGTCACGATCAAAGTCCACGAGGTCAAGACGTTAAATTTGCCGGAACTCGACAAAGAGTTTTTGGGATCGCTCGGAGTGGATTCCGAAGAGGACCTGCAAAAACAAATTCGCGAAATGTTGGAGCGGCAAGCCAAATTCGACGAACGTCAAGCGGCCCGCACCCAGGTGCTGGAGAAAATCACCGAGTCGGCGAATTGGGAATTGCCCGAGTCGCTCGTCATGCGTCAGGTGGACAACGCTTTGCGGCGTGAAATCCTGGAGATGCAGCAAGCCGGCTTTACACAGTCGGAGATCCGCGCACGCGAAAACGAATTGCGGCAAAACGCGGTGACGACCACCCGGCAAGCTTTGAAAGAACATTTCGTGCTCGACCGCATTGCGGTCAAAGAAGACATTGAAACCCAACCGGTCGATGTCGATATGGAAATCGCCATGATGGCCATGCAGCAGGGAGAAAATCCCCGCCGGTTGCGTGCCCGCCTCGAAAAATCGGGCATGATTGAAAACCTGACCGCTCAAATTCGTGAGCGCAAGGCGATTGAATTCGTGCTCTCTACTGCAGAATTCAACGAAATCCCCTCCGAAGCTGACCGTGAAAATGATATTGAAGCGGTCGACTTCGCGGTTTGCGGAGCCGGAACACCCTCGGAGGAATCGGCAACGGACGACGACGCGGAATCGGACGACGAATAAGCCGCGAAAATCCGTTTCAAAACCGGGTGGCGCTTGTACCAAAAAAGCACCGAACTTGCGTGTCGCGGACACGACTTGCCGCTTTTGAAACAAATTGTGATTCTACCGCCCACATCGCTATTGGGCGGCGGGCGGCCATCCTCTAAACTGTCGACAAACGGACTTGTTTCAAAACATACCCACATCATTGAGGGGAAAAGCAATGACGACCCCTTTTTCAGTTGCAGGCTACAATTCTCAAAACGCATCGCGGGATTACACCCGGCAGCGACAAATGGGAATCGGCGACCTGCTGTTGGAGAATCGGATTGTGTTCTTAGACGGACCGATCCACGACGGTAGCGCGAATCTGCTGGTCATGAAGCTGTTGTATCTGCAGTCGGAAAACCGGCACCAAGATATTCACTTCTATATCAACTCGCCCGGCGGTTCTGTGACTGCCACCATGGCCATTTATGACACAATGC
Coding sequences within it:
- a CDS encoding hydrolase; the encoded protein is MNSPQDPYLRSNELLSHAQCRLLVVDVQEKLIPAIPVADRLIFECSRLIRAARLFVIPVHATEQYPKGLGGTVPELAQLLDSPADKLRFSCSEALNWGAAADQSDGRYKVLVIGMEAHVCVLQTVLDLLAGGYQVYVAADAVASRKKMDWQIALRRMEASGAVILTAESAMFEWCEASGSDTFKQISKLIQETPPGD
- the sufU gene encoding Fe-S cluster assembly sulfur transfer protein SufU, which codes for MSDDLYQEHILDHFESPYHKGPLENPTCIYRDKNPICGDEIQLALKVDESGKVQEAWFEGHGCAISQAAASMLVEEIEGKTLEELRDFEAQQMLDLLKVQLTATRQKCGLLGFKVLKTMVYSLDGTPAEN
- a CDS encoding pyridoxal-phosphate-dependent aminotransferase family protein, with the protein product MAAVQSTTTTAPQRILMGPGPSDVDSRVLAALSAPIVGHLDPYFLRVMDEMQSMLREVFRTKNELTLAVSGTGSAGMETCVVNLIEPGDRMVVGVNGVFGTRMADVATRAGAEVTTIERPFGEVFNADEIAEVVARVKPKVVGLIHAETSTGALQPIEEISRVVHDAGALLLIDTVTSLGGVPVEIDAWNVDAVYSGTQKCLSCPPGLAPVSFSAAALEVMDARKTKVASWYLDMSMVRNYWGGKRAYHHTAPINMNYALHEALRLVLEEGLENRFDRHRQNHLALCAGLEALGIQYAVPADHRLPQLNAVVIPAGVEDAAVRKQLLSEFGIEIGGGLGPMAGKTWRIGLMGAASSNRNVLLLLAALERCLTDQGISVTPGAGVAAANGVYGAA
- a CDS encoding LOG family protein; translated protein: MSKQTAIPTSPKDVGEDRVLLAGPRSRTSEFFRVLRIVREFIRGFRALHFLGPCVTVFGSARFEPGHRYYELAREIGRGISKLGFVTITGGGPGIMEAANRGAHEAGGQSIGCNIVLPEEQDPNPYVDRTVTFRYFFVRKVMLVKYSQAFVIMPGGFGTMDEAFEAGTLIQTAKIHDFPVIFVGVEYWDRLFRFLREDMVSEGTINENEYSLFTLTDSVEEVMEILEACPSTRIVTPPQKQPARSWELA
- a CDS encoding aminotransferase class V-fold PLP-dependent enzyme, encoding MTKSALQPTLDVSAVRNDFPILGKPLSEGRPLIYLDNGATTQKPQCVIDKVTECYENYNANVHRGVHTLGDQVTTELENARETVQNLLNAAAVEEVIFTAGTTAAINLVAHGWARKFLSAGDEILVNLMEHHANLVPWQQAAAATGATLKYLPLTPDGRLDLSQLDEVLTEKTKLVAVTGMSNVLGTINPIDELARRAHAVGAVILVDGAQSVPHQPVDVQASDIDFLTFSGHKLYGPTGIGVLYGKAALLNAMDPFLGGGNMIRYVYEDRFEPADLPAKFEAGTLPIAQAIALGTAIDYVTDLGFEAIAAQEHQLTVRAQERLAQIPGLTIFGPAPEHKGSIVSFAVEGLHSHDMGELLDRKGVEIRVGHHCTMPLHDWLQVSSTSRASFAFYNTLEEVDALAEAILYARKVFRLA
- a CDS encoding AAA family ATPase encodes the protein MIVSTEIDGTTLQLGRPDESDGHWIGQEEILKQLLACWLVVDDADLALTPRLVGTPGIGKTTLGMSGARVRKQDLYIYQCTADTRPEDLLVTPVLAESGKIAYHASPLVTAMIRGGICILDEGNRMNEKSWASLAPLLDHRRYVESIVAGITIHAHKDFRCAVTMNDDESTFEIPDYILSRLQPTLGLSFPSREDELAILKYHLPFAEEEMLNLTVEFLQQAHELKLDFSTRDGINLLRYAVKRLAQDTDHPLSKDAAWRESLERCLGEEALDLQSLADRKSQTLGGTNVPMGLGDFFFNPGDPMHPDYQDDDDFDDDEDDT
- the tig gene encoding trigger factor, coding for MSENEATTTDETAEDAGVAENDAPAKMELQVEIKDIGPCKKHVHVIVPRKDIDDVHDAAVSELVGNAQVPGFRPGRVPRDLIQKRFRKELGDQVREKLLMESLEQISEEHELDAINEPNLNVENIEVPEEGDFEYEFDVEVRPEFDLPEYNGLKIDKPVREITDEAVEAYQLQFLSQHGELETHKGPAEKDQYVEASFSFTHNGEVLGRFNNQTVQLKPTLGFHDAELEGFDDLMEGVSADDSREAEVTISSEAANVDLRGETVQVTIKVHEVKTLNLPELDKEFLGSLGVDSEEDLQKQIREMLERQAKFDERQAARTQVLEKITESANWELPESLVMRQVDNALRREILEMQQAGFTQSEIRARENELRQNAVTTTRQALKEHFVLDRIAVKEDIETQPVDVDMEIAMMAMQQGENPRRLRARLEKSGMIENLTAQIRERKAIEFVLSTAEFNEIPSEADRENDIEAVDFAVCGAGTPSEESATDDDAESDDE